A part of Candidatus Atribacteria bacterium ADurb.Bin276 genomic DNA contains:
- the dapB gene encoding 4-hydroxy-tetrahydrodipicolinate reductase — translation MKKIRVMITGVAGKMGQELVRAITQQKDMLLVAGCDISQVGKDAGEMCGIDAIGVIIEMDLGVTLREVRPDVVCDFTFGEALRKNLPLYLENRVNMVIGTTGLTPEELKNLEDECKQREIGCLVAPNFAIGAVLMMQFAQKTSQYMERAEIIEFHHPQKKDAPSGTAIKTAEGINEAKDQTYEEKSYELLPGSRGGHLGSVNIHSVRLSGFVASQEVIFGGEGQTLTIRHDSLSRVSFMPGILLAIRKMAKSKQFYYGLDKIMKL, via the coding sequence ATGAAAAAAATTAGAGTAATGATTACTGGGGTAGCGGGAAAAATGGGTCAAGAATTAGTTCGCGCCATTACCCAGCAAAAAGATATGCTGCTGGTTGCTGGCTGTGATATTTCCCAGGTTGGCAAGGATGCCGGAGAAATGTGTGGAATTGATGCGATCGGAGTTATTATAGAAATGGATTTAGGAGTTACCTTGCGGGAAGTAAGACCTGATGTCGTTTGTGATTTTACTTTTGGTGAGGCTTTGAGAAAAAATTTACCATTATATCTTGAGAATAGAGTGAATATGGTTATAGGAACTACCGGTCTCACTCCAGAAGAGCTCAAAAATTTGGAAGATGAATGTAAGCAGAGAGAAATTGGTTGTTTGGTAGCTCCCAATTTTGCTATTGGTGCAGTGCTAATGATGCAATTTGCTCAAAAGACCTCTCAATATATGGAAAGAGCCGAAATTATCGAGTTTCACCATCCCCAAAAAAAAGATGCACCTTCCGGGACAGCAATTAAAACCGCCGAAGGTATTAATGAGGCAAAAGATCAAACCTATGAAGAGAAGAGCTATGAATTACTTCCTGGCTCACGAGGCGGACATTTGGGTTCGGTCAATATCCATAGTGTTCGCTTGTCAGGCTTTGTGGCTTCCCAGGAGGTCATATTTGGGGGCGAAGGTCAGACTCTTACTATCCGCCATGACTCCTTAAGTCGGGTTTCCTTTATGCCCGGAATCCTCTTAGCAATCCGAAAAATGGCAAAAAGTAAGCAATTCTACTATGGCTTAGATAAAATAATGAAATTGTAA